Proteins encoded by one window of Dermochelys coriacea isolate rDerCor1 chromosome 13, rDerCor1.pri.v4, whole genome shotgun sequence:
- the LOC119841803 gene encoding mast cell protease 3-like encodes MSLTMQLLILVLLPLAFLLPPGSQAGEIIGGLEAKPHSRPYMACLSIQRRGKTYICGGFLVAENFVLTAAHCNGDEIIVKLGAHNIREWEQSQQTISVCHQIPHPQYNKETTNNDIMLLQLAERAKLNRWVDTIALPRANERVEAGAMCNVAGWGGTSTHCESNSARLQEVDVLVMQDAACPSNGPYHYYNASTMMCVGDPKMGKDSWKGDSGGPLVCGETAQGIISWGPPTPPGVYTKVATFIPWIEATMRRLKP; translated from the exons GTGAGATCATTGGAGGCCTGGAagccaagccccactccagacccTACATGGCCTGTCTGTCTATACAACGCAGAGGGAAGACCTATATTTGTGGAGGGTTCCTGGTGGCAGAGAACTTCGTGCTGACGGCCGCTCACTGCAATGGAGA CGAGATCATCGTCAAGCTGGGAGCCCATAACATTAGAGAATGGGAACAGAGCCAACAGACAATCTCTGTGTGCCACCAGATCCCCCATCCGCAATACAACAAAGAGACCACAAACAATGACATCATGCTGCTGCAG CTGGCAGAGAGAGCGAAGCTGAACAGATGGGTGGATACCATCGCCCTGCCCCGCGCCAATGAGAGGGTAGAGGCCGGGGCCATGTGCAACGTCGCTGGCTGGGGCGGCACTAGCACACATTGTGAATCAAACTCAGCCAGGCTCCAGGAGGTGGACGTGTTGGTGATGCAGGATGCTGCATGTCCTAGTAATGGGCCATACCATTACTATAATGCCTCCACCATGATGTGTGTGGGGGATCCAAAGATGGGAAAAGACTCTTGGAAG GGCGATTCTGGAGGCCCCCTGGTGTGTGGGGAAACAGCCCAGGGCATCATCTCTTGGGGgcctcccacccctcctggggTGTACACGAAAGTCGCCACCTTCATTCCCTGGATAGAGGCGACGATGaggaggctgaagccctga